The proteins below are encoded in one region of Balaenoptera ricei isolate mBalRic1 chromosome 6, mBalRic1.hap2, whole genome shotgun sequence:
- the SPAG8 gene encoding sperm-associated antigen 8 isoform X2 has translation METTESTEGSQSRSLDVQPSSEGLGSISDPFPSWDGCHRSALEAATAETSAAAAATAAASTTKAAALSTKTPAPYSERSLLMEPSSESLLGERYTGPRFTHKIGHGRLGFEPVSVSHIAWNPYTANDLSSSHGPVPGSSSGPVPGSSSGPVPGSSSGPVPGSSSSPGLGFSSDPGPGSSSGPGSGSGQGPGDGSGRGTGPAPAADSRHRPGSGQGPGFSSSAPSGFRKPRADLLPNYASWSHHSHWEPQKQPWKFLQVSEPGARGLWKPPEVEGTSKVLSETLPRGQCLLYNWEEERATNHLDQVPSMQDGSESFFFRHGHRGLLTLEPQSPMCSSTTQKDSYQPPGNHSQPIRGKREAMLEMLLHHQICKEVQAEQEPTRKDSEVKSVTHHDYGKELVQSGPPAPTKPHDYHKEQPETFWLQRAPQLQGVSNIRTLDTPFRKNCSFSTPVPLSLEQPLPYEPENYSHQLGKISSLGHQGGGQGGGGRGRTTPV, from the exons ATGGAGACCACTGAGTCTACCGAGGGATCACAGTCGCG ATCTTTAGACGTACAGCCCAGCTCCGAAGGACTAGGGTCCATTTCGGATCCCTTTCCTTCTTGGGATGGCTGTCATAGGTCAGCCCTGGAAGCTGCAACCGCAGAAACTTcagcagctgctgcagccactgCAGCCGCCTCCACTACCAAAGCAGCTGCATTATCTACAAAGACCCCAGCGCCCTACTCTGAACGGAGCCTTCTCATGGAGCCCTCCTCTGAAAGTCTTCTTGGGGAGCGCTACACTGGACCCAGATTTACCCACAAGATAGGCCACGGGAGACTTGGCTTTGAGCCTGTCTCTGTTTCCCATATTGCTTGGAATCCCTATACTGCAAATGACCTTAGCTCTAGCCATGGTCCTGTTCCTGGCTCCAGCTCTGGCCCTGTTCCTGGCTCCAGCTCTGGCCCTGTTCCTGGCTCCAGCTCTGGCCCTGTTCCTGGCTCCAGCTCTAGCCCTGGTCTTGGCTTCAGCTCTGACCCTGGTCCTGGCTCCAGTTCTGGTCCTGGCAGTGGCTCTGGTCAAGGTCCTGGTGACGGCTCTGGTCGAGGCACTGGTCCTGCTCCTGCCGCTGATTCTAGGCATAGGCCAGGCTCTGGCCAGGGCCCTGGTTTCAGCTCCTCTGCTCCTTCAGGCTTCAGAAAACCCAGGGCAGATCTGCTCCCTAATTATGCCTCCTGGAGTCACCACAGCCACTGGGAGCCTCAGAAACAACCCTGGAAATTTTTGCAAGTCTCAGAACCTGGTGCCCGAGGGCTGTGGAAGCCCCCTGAGGTTGAAGGGACAAGTAAGGTTCTCAGTGAAACACTGCCACGGGGCCAGTGCCTTCTCTACAACTGGGAGGAGGAG AGAGCCACCAACCACCTGGATCAAGTCCCAAGCATGCAGGATGGCTCTGAGAGTTTCTTTTTCCGACACGGACACCGGGGACTGCTGACCCTGGAGCCACAGTCACCCATGTGCTCCAGCACCACCCAGAAAGACTCATACCAGCCCCCAGGAAACCACTCTCAGCCAATTCGAG GGAAGCGTGAAGCCATGCTGGAGATGCTCTTGCACCACCAGATCTG TAAAGAGGTGCAGGCAGAGCAGGAACCCACAAGGAAGGACTCTGAGGTCAAGTCTGTGACACACCACGACTATGGAAAGGAGCTGGTGCAATCAGGGCCTCCTGCCCCAACAAAG CCTCACGACTACCATAAGGAACAGCCTGAAACCTTCTGGCTACAGAGGGCACCACAGCTACAG GGTGTCAGTAACATCAGGACTCTGGACACGCCATTCCGGAAGAACTGCAGCTTCTCAACACCAGTGCCTTTGTCTCTAGAGCAGCCCTTGCCCTATGAACCCGAGAATTATTCCCACCAGTTGGGGAAAATATCTTCCCTTGGCCatcagggaggagggcagggtggtggagggaggggtagaACTACTCCTGTCTAA
- the SPAG8 gene encoding sperm-associated antigen 8 isoform X1, whose amino-acid sequence METTESTEGSQSRSLDVQPSSEGLGSISDPFPSWDGCHRSALEAATAETSAAAAATAAASTTKAAALSTKTPAPYSERSLLMEPSSESLLGERYTGPRFTHKIGHGRLGFEPVSVSHIAWNPYTANDLSSSHGPVPGSSSGPVPGSSSGPVPGSSSGPVPGSSSSPGLGFSSDPGPGSSSGPGSGSGQGPGDGSGRGTGPAPAADSRHRPGSGQGPGFSSSAPSGFRKPRADLLPNYASWSHHSHWEPQKQPWKFLQVSEPGARGLWKPPEVEGTSKVLSETLPRGQCLLYNWEEERATNHLDQVPSMQDGSESFFFRHGHRGLLTLEPQSPMCSSTTQKDSYQPPGNHSQPIRGKREAMLEMLLHHQICLTTTIRNSLKPSGYRGHHSYRVSVTSGLWTRHSGRTAASQHQCLCL is encoded by the exons ATGGAGACCACTGAGTCTACCGAGGGATCACAGTCGCG ATCTTTAGACGTACAGCCCAGCTCCGAAGGACTAGGGTCCATTTCGGATCCCTTTCCTTCTTGGGATGGCTGTCATAGGTCAGCCCTGGAAGCTGCAACCGCAGAAACTTcagcagctgctgcagccactgCAGCCGCCTCCACTACCAAAGCAGCTGCATTATCTACAAAGACCCCAGCGCCCTACTCTGAACGGAGCCTTCTCATGGAGCCCTCCTCTGAAAGTCTTCTTGGGGAGCGCTACACTGGACCCAGATTTACCCACAAGATAGGCCACGGGAGACTTGGCTTTGAGCCTGTCTCTGTTTCCCATATTGCTTGGAATCCCTATACTGCAAATGACCTTAGCTCTAGCCATGGTCCTGTTCCTGGCTCCAGCTCTGGCCCTGTTCCTGGCTCCAGCTCTGGCCCTGTTCCTGGCTCCAGCTCTGGCCCTGTTCCTGGCTCCAGCTCTAGCCCTGGTCTTGGCTTCAGCTCTGACCCTGGTCCTGGCTCCAGTTCTGGTCCTGGCAGTGGCTCTGGTCAAGGTCCTGGTGACGGCTCTGGTCGAGGCACTGGTCCTGCTCCTGCCGCTGATTCTAGGCATAGGCCAGGCTCTGGCCAGGGCCCTGGTTTCAGCTCCTCTGCTCCTTCAGGCTTCAGAAAACCCAGGGCAGATCTGCTCCCTAATTATGCCTCCTGGAGTCACCACAGCCACTGGGAGCCTCAGAAACAACCCTGGAAATTTTTGCAAGTCTCAGAACCTGGTGCCCGAGGGCTGTGGAAGCCCCCTGAGGTTGAAGGGACAAGTAAGGTTCTCAGTGAAACACTGCCACGGGGCCAGTGCCTTCTCTACAACTGGGAGGAGGAG AGAGCCACCAACCACCTGGATCAAGTCCCAAGCATGCAGGATGGCTCTGAGAGTTTCTTTTTCCGACACGGACACCGGGGACTGCTGACCCTGGAGCCACAGTCACCCATGTGCTCCAGCACCACCCAGAAAGACTCATACCAGCCCCCAGGAAACCACTCTCAGCCAATTCGAG GGAAGCGTGAAGCCATGCTGGAGATGCTCTTGCACCACCAGATCTG CCTCACGACTACCATAAGGAACAGCCTGAAACCTTCTGGCTACAGAGGGCACCACAGCTACAG GGTGTCAGTAACATCAGGACTCTGGACACGCCATTCCGGAAGAACTGCAGCTTCTCAACACCAGTGCCTTTGTCTCTAG
- the HINT2 gene encoding adenosine 5'-monophosphoramidase HINT2 isoform X1, with translation MTQWDDGVRSRPRAEPMAAARRLPASPPRLATEPERWPGWEVSAAEGKMAAATVLAAGLCAARRAVAVAGPRGVQPHRERNEPAMNDALHRPGHRGGHRVRGAAAVTDGNEVAKAQQAAPGGAAPTIFSRILDRSLPADILYEDQQCLVFRDVAPQAPVHFLVIPKKPIPRISQAEEEDQQLLGHLLLVAKKTAKAEGLGDGYRLVINDGKLGAQSVYHLHIHVLGGRQLQWPPG, from the exons ATGACCCAATGGGATGATGGGGTTCGCTCCCGGCCGCGGGCGGAGCCAATGGCCGCCGCTCGCCGGCTCCCCGCCTCCCCACCTCGGCTGGCCACAGAGCCCGAGCGCTGGCCGGGGTGGGAGGTTTCCGCGGCCGAGGGGAAGATGGCGGCAGCCACGGTGCTGGCCGCCGGGCTGTGCGCGGCGCGCCGGGCGGTGGCGGTAGCGGGGCCGCGGGGGGTGCAG CCTCACCGCGAGAGAAACGAACCGGCGATGAACGACGCCCTGCACAGGCCCGGGCACCGAGGTGGACACAGG GTCCGAGGAGCTGCAGCTGTGACTGATGGGAATGAAGTGGCCAAGGCCCAGCAGGCAGCTCCTGGTGGGGCAGCCCCAACCATCTTCTCCCGGATCCTGGATCGAAGCCTCCCAGCTGACATTCTGTATGAGGACCAGCAG TGTCTCGTATTCCGTGATGTGGCCCCTCAGGCTCCTGTGCACTTTCTGGTCATTCCTAAGAAGCCCATTCCTCGCATTAGCCAGGCTGAAGAAGAAGATCAGCAG CTTCTAGGACACCTTCTCCTTGTGGCCAAGAAGACAGCAAAGGCTGAGGGGCTGGGAGATGGATACCGACTTG TGATCAACGATGGGAAGCTGGGTGCACAATCTGTGTATCACCTGCACATTCACGTACTTGGGGGCCGACAGCTCCAGTGGCCTCCAGGTTGA
- the HINT2 gene encoding adenosine 5'-monophosphoramidase HINT2 isoform X2, producing the protein MAAARRLPASPPRLATEPERWPGWEVSAAEGKMAAATVLAAGLCAARRAVAVAGPRGVQVRGAAAVTDGNEVAKAQQAAPGGAAPTIFSRILDRSLPADILYEDQQCLVFRDVAPQAPVHFLVIPKKPIPRISQAEEEDQQLLGHLLLVAKKTAKAEGLGDGYRLVINDGKLGAQSVYHLHIHVLGGRQLQWPPG; encoded by the exons ATGGCCGCCGCTCGCCGGCTCCCCGCCTCCCCACCTCGGCTGGCCACAGAGCCCGAGCGCTGGCCGGGGTGGGAGGTTTCCGCGGCCGAGGGGAAGATGGCGGCAGCCACGGTGCTGGCCGCCGGGCTGTGCGCGGCGCGCCGGGCGGTGGCGGTAGCGGGGCCGCGGGGGGTGCAG GTCCGAGGAGCTGCAGCTGTGACTGATGGGAATGAAGTGGCCAAGGCCCAGCAGGCAGCTCCTGGTGGGGCAGCCCCAACCATCTTCTCCCGGATCCTGGATCGAAGCCTCCCAGCTGACATTCTGTATGAGGACCAGCAG TGTCTCGTATTCCGTGATGTGGCCCCTCAGGCTCCTGTGCACTTTCTGGTCATTCCTAAGAAGCCCATTCCTCGCATTAGCCAGGCTGAAGAAGAAGATCAGCAG CTTCTAGGACACCTTCTCCTTGTGGCCAAGAAGACAGCAAAGGCTGAGGGGCTGGGAGATGGATACCGACTTG TGATCAACGATGGGAAGCTGGGTGCACAATCTGTGTATCACCTGCACATTCACGTACTTGGGGGCCGACAGCTCCAGTGGCCTCCAGGTTGA
- the HINT2 gene encoding adenosine 5'-monophosphoramidase HINT2 isoform X3: MTQWDDGVRSRPRAEPMAAARRLPASPPRLATEPERWPGWEVSAAEGKMAAATVLAAGLCAARRAVAVAGPRGVQPHRERNEPAMNDALHRPGHRGGHRVRGAAAVTDGNEVAKAQQAAPGGAAPTIFSRILDRSLPADILYEDQQCLVFRDVAPQAPVHFLVIPKKPIPRISQAEEEDQQLLGHLLLVAKKTAKAEGLGDGYRLAPFQ, encoded by the exons ATGACCCAATGGGATGATGGGGTTCGCTCCCGGCCGCGGGCGGAGCCAATGGCCGCCGCTCGCCGGCTCCCCGCCTCCCCACCTCGGCTGGCCACAGAGCCCGAGCGCTGGCCGGGGTGGGAGGTTTCCGCGGCCGAGGGGAAGATGGCGGCAGCCACGGTGCTGGCCGCCGGGCTGTGCGCGGCGCGCCGGGCGGTGGCGGTAGCGGGGCCGCGGGGGGTGCAG CCTCACCGCGAGAGAAACGAACCGGCGATGAACGACGCCCTGCACAGGCCCGGGCACCGAGGTGGACACAGG GTCCGAGGAGCTGCAGCTGTGACTGATGGGAATGAAGTGGCCAAGGCCCAGCAGGCAGCTCCTGGTGGGGCAGCCCCAACCATCTTCTCCCGGATCCTGGATCGAAGCCTCCCAGCTGACATTCTGTATGAGGACCAGCAG TGTCTCGTATTCCGTGATGTGGCCCCTCAGGCTCCTGTGCACTTTCTGGTCATTCCTAAGAAGCCCATTCCTCGCATTAGCCAGGCTGAAGAAGAAGATCAGCAG CTTCTAGGACACCTTCTCCTTGTGGCCAAGAAGACAGCAAAGGCTGAGGGGCTGGGAGATGGATACCGACTTG CTCCATTTCAGTGA